The genomic window CAGGCGGAAGCGGCCTCATCGGCGAAATCCGATTTTCTCGCCAAGGTCAGCCACGAAATCCGCACGCCGCTCAACGCCATCATCGGATTCTCCGACGTGATGATGAATGAGCGCTTCGGCCCGATCGGCAACGAACGCTACAAGGAATATCTCAAGGACATCCACGCGTCCGGCACCCATCTGGTGTCGCTGGTGAACGACCTTCTCGATCTGTCGAAGATCGAAGCCGGCAAGCTCGATCTCGCTTTCGAGCCGGTCAATCTCAACGACCTGACGCAGCAGACGGTGGCGATGCTGCAGCCGCAGGCGAGCCGCGAGCGCATCATCATCCGCACGGCGCTGGCGCCGGAATTGCCGCCGGTGGTCGCGGATGCGCGCTCGGTGCGGCAGATCGTGCTCAATCTTCTGTCCAACTCGATCAAGTTCACCGGCGCCGGCGGGCAGGTCATTCTCTCGACCGCGCGCACCGATCATGGCGAGGCGGTGCTGCGCGTGCGCGATACCGGCGTCGGCATGAGCGACAAGGATATTGCGACCGCGCTCGAACCGTTCCGGCAACTCGGCACCGCCGCCCGCTCGGATTCGCACGGCTCCGGTCTCGGCCTGCCGCTGACCAAGGCGCTGGTGGAGGCCAATAGCGCGCGCTTCTCGATCAAAAGCGCGGTCAATGCCGGAACCCTGGTGGAAATCGTGTTTCCGGCGGTGCGCGCCGCGGAATAGGTGCAGCGAGCGGCTGACTTTCGCCACCTTCACCGCTAGCATGGGAGTGCGGTGGTGCGGACATTCGCTCCATGCTCGCGGCGAGTCATGTGAGCGAATGTCCGAACAAAACCACACTAGAATCAAGGCCTGCTAGTGTCCTTCGATTCCGAAGTTCGCTCCAGAGCAGGCTGCAACCTCTTGCGAACTTCGGAATCGGGACACTAGCTGATGCGTAAGCTCGCTCTCGCGATCCTGGTTTCAGTTGCCATCGCGGCGTTCTCGCTGCCGGCCCGCGCGGGCGAAGCCGTGGACCTGTTGCTGGTGCTGGCCGCCGACGTATCGCGTTCCGTCGACCAGCCGAAATTCCAGTTGCAGCGGGACGGCTATGCGGCGGCGATTTCCGATCCGCGCGTGCTCGAAGCGATCTCGGCCGGCGTGCATCGGCGCATCGCCATCTGCTTCGTCGAATGGTCCGGCATCGGCGCGCAGAAACTCGTGATCGACTGGATGATGATCGACGGGCCGGAGGCGGCGAAGAAATTCGCCGACGCCATCGTGGAAGCGCCGCGCTCTTTCGCCGACCGCACCTCGATTTCCGCCGGAATCGAATTTGCCATGTCGCAGCTTGCCCGCGCGCCGTTCGAAAGCGCGCGCCGTGCCATCGATGTCTCCGGCGACGGCACCAACAATTCCGGACGCGACGTCGTCAATGTGCGCGACGAAGCGGTAGCGCAAGGCATCACCATCAACGGGCTCACCATTCTCAGCGAGCGGCCGCTCGCCTGGAATCCCGAACACACCAACCCGCCCGGCGGGCTGCCACATTACTATCGCGAGAATGTCATCGGCGGACCGGGCGCCTTCGTGATCGTTGCGGAGAATTTCCACTCCTTTGGCGAGGCGCTGATCAACAAGCTGGTCGCCGAGATCGCCGCGCAGCCGGCGCCCGCCTCAACCACCGGTCTCGCCCGCGCCGACTGAGACATTTTGCTGCAAGGCCGCGGCGCGGCTCGCAAATTTTCGGACACGGCAATCTGCGTGTCGGCTCAGCAGGCAAGCGCGCATTTTCGAGTCGTTCCAGACTGCAGCAGTCTAGAAACGTTCCAAGGTATTGATCCAGCACAGGAATTTATCTTGACCGGCCGCTGTCTCTCTCCATACGAGCAGTGTGTCCAGAGGGAGCGCATATCCATGGCAGCCGTCACCTTCCGCGCGCTTGCGCGCATTTCCGTTGCAACCCTGATCGTCGCCGCCGGTGCCGGCGGCGCTGCCGCCCAGGGTGAGGTCAATGTCTATACCTACCGTGAGCAGAAGCTGGTCCAGCCGCTCTTCGATGCCTTCACCAAGGACACCGGCATCAAGGTGAACATGGTGTCCGCCTCGTCCGGCCTCGAGCAGCGCATCAAGACCGAAGGCGCCAACAGCCCCGCCGACGTGCTGCTCACCGTCGATATCGGCCGCCTGGAAGACGCCGTGCAGGCGGGCATCACCCAGCCGATCAAGTCCGACGTCGTCGAGAAGGCGGTGCCTGCGCAATATCGCGATGCGGAGGGCCATTGGATCGGCGTGTCGATGCGCGCGCGCGTCGTCTATGCCGCCAAGGACCGCGTGAAGCAGGACGCGATCACCTATGAGGAACTCGCCGATCCGAAATGGAAGGGCAAGATCTGCATCCGCTCCGGCCAGCATATCTATAACAACGCGCTGTTTGCGGCGATGATCGCCAAGCACGGCGAGGCCAAGACCGAGGAATGGCTGAAGGGCCTGAAAGCCAATCTGGCGCAGAAGCCGTCCGGCGGCGACCGCGAGCAGGCGCGCGACGTGGCGGCCGGCAAATGCGACATCGGCATCGGCAACACCTATTACTGGGCGCTGATGCTCAACAATCCGCAGCAGAAGGCCTGGGCCGACGCCACCAAGGTGATCCTGCCGACCTTCAAGGACGGCGGCACGCATGTGAATGTCTCCGGCGTGGTGCTCGCCAAGCATGCGCCGCACAAGGCCGAAGCCATGAAGCTGATCGAGTGGCTGGTCGGCGACAAGGCGCAGCACATGTATGCCGACAGCAATTTCGAATATCCGGTGAAGGCCGGCATCGAGATCAACAAGACCATCGCCGGCTACGGCAAGCTCAAGCCCGACCCCATGCCGATGGACAAAATCGCGCAGAACAAGAAGGCCGCCGCCAATCTGGTCGACAAGGTGGGGTTTGATAACTGACCGCTCACTTGTGTTTGTGTCGTCCCGGCCAAGCGAGTGCAACGAGCGCGAGCCGGACCCATAAACACCAACATTGAGATCGGCGGGCATGGGTCCCCGCTTTCGCGGGGACGACCGGAGTGAAGTAGCAGATATGACCTCCGCCACAACGACCAGCGAAATATTCCGGGCGCCGCGCCGTCTGCTGCGGCGCTCGCATGTTTTTGCGACTTTGTTCGTGGTGCTGCTCGCCGTCGTGATGCTGGCGCCGCTGGTCAGCCTCGGCGCCATCGCACGGCAGGGGGATGCCGACATCTGGCCGCATCTGGCGGCTTACGTTCTGCCGAGAGCGATTGTCGACACCTCACTGCTGCTCGCCGGCGTCGCGGCGCTGACCGCCGTGATCGGCATCGGCACCGCCTGGCTCGTCACCACCTATCATTTTCCCGGCCGCGACGCGCTCTGCTGGCTGCTGCCGCTGCCGCTCGCCTTCCCGACCTATATCGTCGCCTATGTCTATGTCGATATTCTCGACTCCGCCGGCCCGGTGCAGTCGCTGTATCGCGCGCTGTTCGGTTACGAGACCGCCGCGCAATACTGGTTTCCGCCGATCCGCTCGATCGGCGGCGCCATCCTCGTGATGGGCCTCGTGCTCTATCCTTATGTGTTCCTCGCCGCGCGCGCGATGTTCCAGACGCAAAGCGCCTCGCTGATCGAAGTCGGGCGCACGCTCGGCGCTTCGCGCTGGATGCTGGCGCGGCATGTGGCGCTGCCGCTGGCGCGCCCGGCGCTCGCGGTCGGTCTGTCGCTCGCCCTGCTGGAGACGCTGAACGATATCGGCGCCAGCGAATATCTCGGCGTGCAGACGATGACCCTCTCCGTCTTCACTACCTGGATCAACCGCTCGAGCCTGCCCGGCGCGGCGCAGATCGCCTGCGTGATGCTGATCGCGATCGTCGCGCTGATGGTGCTGGAACGGTATGGCCGAAGACATCGCCGCTTCATCGTTTCGAGTCGCAACAGCCGCATCGCCCAGCGCATCCCGCTGAAAGGCCGCGCCGGTTTCGCCGCCTTTGCGCTCTGTATCCTGCCGGTGCTGCTCGGTTTCGCTCTTCCCGCCGCCGTGCTGCTGCTGGAGGTGATCCGCCGCGGCCTCCTGATCGGTTTCGACCCGGACCTGTTCGGCCACACGCTCACCACCGTGTCACTCTCGGCCGCCGCCACCGTCATTGCCATCGTGCTGGGGCTGGCCGCCGCGATCTGCGTGCGGATGGCCAAGACGCATCTCGCAAGCTTCGCCATCGTGGTGGCCGGTCTCGGCTATGCGGTGCCCGGCACCGTGCTGGCGCTCGGCCTGATGACGCCGCTTGTCTCCATCGACGAGACGCTGAATGCGCTGGCGCGCGCGCTGGGTGCGCCGCATATGGGGCTGATCCTCGCCGGCTCCAGCGCGGCGCTGATCATCGCCTATGTGCTGCGCTTCCTGACGATCGCCACGGGCTCGGCGCAGGCAGGGCTGGCGCGCATCCCGCACCAGATGGACGACGTTGCCCGCACGCTCGGTGAAAAACCTGCGGGCGTGGCCCGCCTGATCCATCTGCCGCTGTCGCGCGCGACGCTCGGCGGCGCGGCGCTGCTCGTATTCGTCGACTGCCTGAAGGAATTGCCGGCGACGCTCTTGCTGCGGCCGCTCAATGTCGAGACGCTGTCGACCTACATCTATCAGTTCGCCACGCGCGGCAATTTCGAGGAAGGCTCGCTGGCGGCATTGATCATCGTCGCCGTCGGCATCCTGCCGGTGATCCACCTCACCCGTTTCGCCGACATCGCGCCGGCACCGGTGGCGAGTTCGACCGGGCGGTAATCCTTCGCGGCGCAGAGCGGACGCAAAACCCGTTGCGGAACCGCCCTGCCCCTGTATCCTTGGCTCAGCTAAGCAGGACCCGGGGATGCGTTTTAATGGCGGCATCTGAGCAAGCGGCGACGGCGCAACATCTCCCGTGGTTCATCACCGCGCCCGGGCAGACAGACATCCTGTTCGTCATCACGGCCATTCTGGTCGTCGGCACCGTTGCGATACTGGGCGTGATGTTCTTCTGGCTGCATTCGCTTCCGGAGCGGCTCGGACACAAGAAGCTGCAATTCGAGATCGTGGCGGTGCTCGGCTTGCTCTCCCTGTTCACGCATAATCACCTGTTCTGGGTGATCGGCCTGTTGCTGGCGCTGATCGAACTGCCTGACTTCATGACGCCCTGGCGGCGCATGGCGGGCGCGCTCGAAAAGCTGGCGGGTACGCCGCCACCGGCGGAAGAGCAGGACGAGGCCAAGGCGGCCAAAAGATCCGGACCGGCCGGTTAAGCGATGCTCGAAATTGTCCTGTGTTCGCTCGTCACCATCCTTCCGGACTATCTTTTCCGCCGCTACGTGCAGGGAAAACGCATCGGCAAGGAGATCACGATCTATTCGGTATGGTATGAGCTTCGCTACGGCCTCACGGGATGCCTGATGCTCACCGTGCTGCTGATCACCATCATCTTCTACTATCATCCCTCAACAAAGTCGGTGACGGCGTCCTTCCGCGCCATCCCGATCCTGCCCGAGACCAACGGGCGGGTGAGCGAAATCTTTGTGAGTTTGACCGATACGGTCGAACAGGGCCAACCCATCTTCAAACTTGACAGCAGCACGCAGGAAGCCGCCGTCGAGGTGGCGCGGCGGCGGATCGCGGAAGTCGAGGCAAACATCCTGGTTTCGCGAGCCGACCTTGCCGCCGCCGAAGCGCAGATCCAGCAGGCCAGGAGCTCCGAACAGCAGGCGCTCGACGAATTGCGCACCAAACAGGAGCTGGCGCGGCGCAATCCGGGAATCGTTGCGACCCGCGAGATCGAGCAACTGCAAGTGCTTGCCGACGGCCGAAGGGCGCAGGTGACCGCGGCCGAGGCCGCAAGGCAGGCGGCAGAGACCCGGCTCACCACGCTGTTGCCAGCACAGAAGGCGACTGCGCAGGCCACGCTCGAACAGGCCGAGAACGACCTGAGAAAAACCACCGTCTATGCCGGCGTCAGCGGCCATGTCGAGCAGTTCTCACTGCGCGTTGGCGACGTCGTCAATCCGCTGATGCGGCCCGCCGGCGTCCTGATCCCGGCCGGCGGCGGACGACAAGCATTGCTGGCCGGCTTCGGACAGATCGAGTCACAAGTGATCAAGGTGGGTCTGGCAGCCGAGGCTACCTGCATTTCCAAGCCGCTGACCATCATCCCGATGGTCGTGACCGACGTTCAGGATTTCATCGCCGCCGGCCAGGTGCGTGCGGGCGAGCAGCTGATCGATGTCCAGTCTGTCCGGCAGCCGGGAACGATCCTGGTCTACCTTGCGCCACTCTTCAAGGGAGCGCTCGACGGCGTCACACCCGGCAGCTCCTGCATCGCCAATGTCTACACCAGCAATCACGATCGTCTGGCGAAGGGCAATGTCGGTGTCCTGCACGGCTTCTTCCTGCATGCGGTCGATGCGGTCGCGCTTGTTCACGCCTTGATATTGCGCGCACAGGCGCTGCTGCTTCCCGTGAGGGTGCTGGTCGGCGGCCACTAGGCGCGCACGAATGAGAGGGAATGAGCGCAGCGCCTCGAAGCGCCCTACCGGAACAGATTCAAACCAAACCGATAGCTCAGGCCGAGCTTGGCGGTGAACTGGTCGACGCTGCCGGCTTGCGCGATCGGCGAGTCGGCGGCGTCGCCGACCAGCCGCTCGTATTGCAGCGAGCCGAGCAGCGACCATTGCGGTGTGAACATGTAGCGCGCGTTCAGCTCCGCGCCGACGCCCTTGATGCCGCCGCTCGGATCGTAAGCGGCAAGACCCGACGTCAACGATTCCGCCGGGGTCACGCCGAGATAGGTGCGCATGTATTCGCCGTCGGCGTAGCTCATGCGCGGACCGAAGCTGACCTCCGTTACCGCCGTAGGATAGAATGTCACGTCGACGCCCGCCTCGCCGACAAAACCCTCGTGGCCGCCGAAGCCGCGCCGCAGCGAGGCGTGCGCCCGGAACATGCCAAAGGTGTAGGCAAACTTGCCGCCGGCCTCGAAGGCGCCGTCGACATCGTTCATGCCGCGCAGTGCGTCGTAGTCGGCAGCTTCGCGCTTGCGCACGTAGCGAAAGTCCGGACCGAAAGAGAAGCCGTCGCGACGGTTGCCCTTCACCTCGCCAAGGCCAGGCAGCCAGAGATAATGCAGGGTGACGATGGGCCAGGGCGTGAAGCGATCCTCGCTGGCGCCCTCATAAGCCGGGCCATAGGCGGCGCCCATGCCGAGTTCCAGCACGACGTCGTACTGGCGTTCCTGCGCCTGCACGGGCGGGACCACCGGACCGGGACCAATATCGGCCGCCAGCGCGGACACGCACCATAATGGCACGGCCAAAGCGGAAAGGATCAGAGGGTTGCCCAGCAGACGCATTCCAGGAGTCCTGACGCGGTTCGCAAATGTTCGGATGCACACGACACAACTTGTCCCACCGAGCCAGCACACCATAAACCCATGACCGAAAGGTTAGAGGTGCAGAGGTAGGGCGGCGCCGGTCAAAAAGTTTCAGGTCGCCCCGGGGCGGCCATGCGGTTCCTTGGCAAAGCCGGCACTGAAGATCACTGAAGATTTTTGACGGCGCGACAAGGCGGGCTGCCTTTTTTGCGACAATTAACAGCGGCAACAGCGATCACATGCGGGGCCTGTCGCGGTCCGGCGGCACCGGATCGACCAGCGGGCGATCCTCATTCGGAGCGGGGGCCGGAGGTTTTTCGACCGGATACGGTTTTCTGGGTTCCTCAACCGGCGGCTTGCTGGGTTTCGGAGGCTCACGCTCGGGCGGCTGGACGGGCTGTTTCACCATCCCCCTCAACCCGACATGACGCGATCGGTTCCGCCCAAGGCAGGCAGCTACAGTATCTGCTGGTCGCGACGTCGGATTGCACGCGGATGAATGCGACCATTCAGCACTGCGCGCATTTGGCACCGAGTTGCCCACAGCATCGTCGCGTAGCCTCCCGCTCTCGAAAGGGTGGAGGGACCTATGGGCGGACTTGCGTTGATCGGCACCTATGTGGTGATTGCCGCCGCCGGTGAATTCGTTGCTGTCGGCCTTGGATTGATCACCGACAGGATCAACGACATGGCGAGCCTGCTAGTCTTCTTTGTGTCCTCCACAATCATCCTCGCAATCGCATGGCCCATCGCCGTCCGTGTTTCAGGACGCTTTGCGGAATAGCCGCCGCCGCATTCACGTCCGCAACTCGGCCAGATCCTTGTACAAGGCCAGCGCTTCCGGATTCGCCAGCGCCTCGGTGTTCTTCACCGCGCGGCCGCACACCACATCGCGCACCGCAAGCTCGGTGATCTTCCCGGACTTGGTACGCGGGATGTCGGCGACCTGGATCACCTTCGCCGGCACGTGGCGCGGCGACGCGCCGGTGCGGATTTTCAGCTTGATCTTGTCGCGCAAGGCGTCGTCGAGCGTGACACCTTCCTTCAATCGCACGAACAGGACGACGCGCACATCATTGTCCCAGTCCTGGCCGATGGCGATGGCCTCCAGAACTTCCGGGATCTGCTCAACCTGCGCGTAGATTTCCGCGGTGCCGATGCGCACGCCGCCGGGATTGAGGGTGGCGTCCGAGCGGCCGTGGATGATCATGCCGCCATGCTTCGTCCATTCCGCGAAATCGCCGTGGCACCAGACATTATCGAATCGCTCGAAATAGGCAGCGTGATACTTCTTGCCCTCAGGATCGTTCCAGAACATCACCGGCATCGAGGGGAAGGCTTTGGTGCAAACGAGTTCGCCCTTCTCTCCCACGATATGCTTGCCGTCGTCCGACCAGACATCCATCGCAAGCCCCAAGCCAGGCGCCTGGATCTCGCCGCGATACACGGGCGAGGTCGGATCGCCGAGCACGAAGCAGGAGACGATGTCGGTGCCGCCCGAAATCGAGGCAAGGTGCAGATCCTGCTTGATGTCGTTGTAGACATAGTCGAAGCTTTCGGCGGCGAGCGGCGAGCCCGTCGACGTCATCACCTTCATGGCGGACAGATCGTGCGTCCTTGCCGGCGCAAGGCCGGCTTTTTTGCAGGCGTCGATGTATTTTGCCGAGGTGCCGAAGACGGCGATGCCCTCGTCCTGCGCATAGTCGAACAGCACTTCCGGCTTCGGCGCGAACGGCGAGCCGTCCCATAGAATGAGCGTCGCGCCGCAGGCGATGCCCGAGACCAGCCAGTTCCACATCATCCAGCCGAGCGTGGTGAAGTAGAACAGATTGTCGCCTGCGCGCAGGTCGCAATGCAGGCGATGCTCCTTCAGATGCTGCAGCAGCGTGCCGCCGGCTCCGTGCACGATGCATTTCGGCACACCCGTGGTGCCCGACGAGAACAGGATATAGACTGGATGATTGAACGGCATGCGCTCGAAGACGAGCGGCCTCGCTTCGAAGGGCGCGAGGAAGGCATCGAGCGTGGTCGCGCGCGGCACGCTGGCCGCGACCTTGTCCGCTGTCTTGAGATACGGAACGATCACCACCTGTTGCGCGGTCGGCAATTGCGCGGCGATGGCGGCGAGACGCTCGGTGAGATCGATGGACTTGCCATTATACCAATAGCCATCCACCGCGAAGAACAGCTTGGG from Pseudorhodoplanes sp. includes these protein-coding regions:
- a CDS encoding DUF1194 domain-containing protein, which gives rise to MRKLALAILVSVAIAAFSLPARAGEAVDLLLVLAADVSRSVDQPKFQLQRDGYAAAISDPRVLEAISAGVHRRIAICFVEWSGIGAQKLVIDWMMIDGPEAAKKFADAIVEAPRSFADRTSISAGIEFAMSQLARAPFESARRAIDVSGDGTNNSGRDVVNVRDEAVAQGITINGLTILSERPLAWNPEHTNPPGGLPHYYRENVIGGPGAFVIVAENFHSFGEALINKLVAEIAAQPAPASTTGLARAD
- a CDS encoding Fe(3+) ABC transporter substrate-binding protein, with protein sequence MAAVTFRALARISVATLIVAAGAGGAAAQGEVNVYTYREQKLVQPLFDAFTKDTGIKVNMVSASSGLEQRIKTEGANSPADVLLTVDIGRLEDAVQAGITQPIKSDVVEKAVPAQYRDAEGHWIGVSMRARVVYAAKDRVKQDAITYEELADPKWKGKICIRSGQHIYNNALFAAMIAKHGEAKTEEWLKGLKANLAQKPSGGDREQARDVAAGKCDIGIGNTYYWALMLNNPQQKAWADATKVILPTFKDGGTHVNVSGVVLAKHAPHKAEAMKLIEWLVGDKAQHMYADSNFEYPVKAGIEINKTIAGYGKLKPDPMPMDKIAQNKKAAANLVDKVGFDN
- a CDS encoding iron ABC transporter permease, translating into MTSATTTSEIFRAPRRLLRRSHVFATLFVVLLAVVMLAPLVSLGAIARQGDADIWPHLAAYVLPRAIVDTSLLLAGVAALTAVIGIGTAWLVTTYHFPGRDALCWLLPLPLAFPTYIVAYVYVDILDSAGPVQSLYRALFGYETAAQYWFPPIRSIGGAILVMGLVLYPYVFLAARAMFQTQSASLIEVGRTLGASRWMLARHVALPLARPALAVGLSLALLETLNDIGASEYLGVQTMTLSVFTTWINRSSLPGAAQIACVMLIAIVALMVLERYGRRHRRFIVSSRNSRIAQRIPLKGRAGFAAFALCILPVLLGFALPAAVLLLEVIRRGLLIGFDPDLFGHTLTTVSLSAAATVIAIVLGLAAAICVRMAKTHLASFAIVVAGLGYAVPGTVLALGLMTPLVSIDETLNALARALGAPHMGLILAGSSAALIIAYVLRFLTIATGSAQAGLARIPHQMDDVARTLGEKPAGVARLIHLPLSRATLGGAALLVFVDCLKELPATLLLRPLNVETLSTYIYQFATRGNFEEGSLAALIIVAVGILPVIHLTRFADIAPAPVASSTGR
- a CDS encoding biotin/lipoyl-binding protein; the protein is MLEIVLCSLVTILPDYLFRRYVQGKRIGKEITIYSVWYELRYGLTGCLMLTVLLITIIFYYHPSTKSVTASFRAIPILPETNGRVSEIFVSLTDTVEQGQPIFKLDSSTQEAAVEVARRRIAEVEANILVSRADLAAAEAQIQQARSSEQQALDELRTKQELARRNPGIVATREIEQLQVLADGRRAQVTAAEAARQAAETRLTTLLPAQKATAQATLEQAENDLRKTTVYAGVSGHVEQFSLRVGDVVNPLMRPAGVLIPAGGGRQALLAGFGQIESQVIKVGLAAEATCISKPLTIIPMVVTDVQDFIAAGQVRAGEQLIDVQSVRQPGTILVYLAPLFKGALDGVTPGSSCIANVYTSNHDRLAKGNVGVLHGFFLHAVDAVALVHALILRAQALLLPVRVLVGGH
- a CDS encoding MipA/OmpV family protein: MRLLGNPLILSALAVPLWCVSALAADIGPGPVVPPVQAQERQYDVVLELGMGAAYGPAYEGASEDRFTPWPIVTLHYLWLPGLGEVKGNRRDGFSFGPDFRYVRKREAADYDALRGMNDVDGAFEAGGKFAYTFGMFRAHASLRRGFGGHEGFVGEAGVDVTFYPTAVTEVSFGPRMSYADGEYMRTYLGVTPAESLTSGLAAYDPSGGIKGVGAELNARYMFTPQWSLLGSLQYERLVGDAADSPIAQAGSVDQFTAKLGLSYRFGLNLFR
- a CDS encoding acetoacetate--CoA ligase, which produces MADQPLWTPGRERAAAAQIFTFIARVNAGYGTALKSYRDLHAWSVENRAEFWNEIWDYCEVIGEKGARRLIDGDKMPGATFFPDAKLNFAENLLREAGSGTAMVFRGEDKVAYRLTWDELRALVSRAQQALKAAGVQPGDRVAAMLPNLPESVALMLAVTSVGAIWSSCSPDFGERGVLDRFGQIEPKLFFAVDGYWYNGKSIDLTERLAAIAAQLPTAQQVVIVPYLKTADKVAASVPRATTLDAFLAPFEARPLVFERMPFNHPVYILFSSGTTGVPKCIVHGAGGTLLQHLKEHRLHCDLRAGDNLFYFTTLGWMMWNWLVSGIACGATLILWDGSPFAPKPEVLFDYAQDEGIAVFGTSAKYIDACKKAGLAPARTHDLSAMKVMTSTGSPLAAESFDYVYNDIKQDLHLASISGGTDIVSCFVLGDPTSPVYRGEIQAPGLGLAMDVWSDDGKHIVGEKGELVCTKAFPSMPVMFWNDPEGKKYHAAYFERFDNVWCHGDFAEWTKHGGMIIHGRSDATLNPGGVRIGTAEIYAQVEQIPEVLEAIAIGQDWDNDVRVVLFVRLKEGVTLDDALRDKIKLKIRTGASPRHVPAKVIQVADIPRTKSGKITELAVRDVVCGRAVKNTEALANPEALALYKDLAELRT